CAACATAGGCAGGTGAGAATTTTGTTCCTGTACTTCCAAGTATCGAAGCAATGTTGATAATACTACCACCTTTTTCAAGCATTGCGGGAATTTGATAACGTAATCCGTAGAATACGCCTGATAAATTAATATTAATCACTTGTTGCCATCCATCAATTGGATACTCCCCTGTGGCTGCTAATGGGCCACCAATGCCCGCATTGTTTACTGCAATATCCAATGCGCCGTATTTTTCAAGGGTTTTCTTAACCAAGGCCTCGTTTTCTTCCGGCTTTGAAGAGTCAGCTTTAATATAAAATGCTTCTCCGCCCTCTTTTTTGATTTCATCTACTGCACTATTTCCATGTGCCTCATTGATATCAGATACAACTACTTTAGCGCCTTCTTTTGCAAATAATTCAGCAGTTGCTTTACCAATTCCGGAGCCTGCTCCGGTAATTATGGCTACTTTGTTTTCTAATAGTTTCATATTCTTTTGTTTAAGGTGAAATAATTTTTATAGTACTTATTATACAAACCCTCTGTTGACTTTAATCCAAACACATTACTTCGATTGTTTGAATGTTTTGAGCCATTCTTTTGTGAATACGATTAGTTGTGTAAGATTTTCCAGCCCGCCAGCCAGTTGTAATTAGATTTCATGCCCAGTTGAATCAATAAGAGCTGCATATGTTCCAGCGTTCTACTTACAGAAAGATCGCCTGCAACGATGGGATTAAAGCCTGCTAAACTTACTAGCGCTTTTACTGATTCCAAAGCGTCACCATCATTACCCGCTATAAAGGCATCCACTTGCTTCCCATCAATGACAGGAGTGGAAAAGTCAGCTGCGAAAGTGGTATTGAAAGCCTTTATAACTTTTGAATTAGGAAGTAGTTTTTGTAACTCTTCCGCTGCGCTGGTACCAGGAGCCGTTACTAATCCATTGTATGTTTCATTTAGTGGATTAGCAATGGAAATCACGATTTTTTGATTGGCCACTTCTTTGATGTTTTCAGCAATTTCTTTTTCAGCTTCAAATGGAACGGCAAGAATGATAATGTCAGCTTCCCAGCTTGCTTCTGTTGGACAAGGTGCTGCCTCCACATCGGCTGCCATATTGTTGCTTTTGATCTCTTTAACCAGATTATTCAATTTGCCCTGGTCGCCGGATTTTAGCAGCAAACGATAGTTGCCTTTTAAAAGTGATTTGGAAATGGCAGAGCCCATATTGCCGGTAGCTCCAATAATTGCTATGGTTTGTTTTGTTTGCATGAAAATTAAGTTGATATGCAAAGCTACCATAACACCAAGCCCCGCTCCATTGCATTTGAGCAAGAAAATGCATTGATATTTGTCAATGAAAAATATTGACCAAAGTGGGCTTACTTACGTGACGTGATCCTCTTTCTAACCCGGCTTAAAGTTTCCGGACTTAAACCCATGTAAGAAGCAATCATATGTTGTGGCACCCGTTGAACAATATGCGGGTAAAGTGAAATGAAGCTTTCATATCTTTCTTCAAGTGTAAGGCTAATAATGGAGGTTAACCTTTTTTGCAAGGCGATATATGCTCCTGTAATCTGCAAGCGAATCCAGCTTTCATATTTGGGCAGTGTTTTTAATAATTCTTCATGTGCGCTTTTGCTGATCAGAACCAGCTCACAATCTTCAATGGCATCTATTGTGTAGGTGGCCGGTTCCATGGTTAAGAAACTATACAGATCAGCGATGAGCCATCCCTCCAATGCAAATTGAATGATATGTTCTATACCTTTTTCATCAATGGAGTAGGATCTTAATACGCCTTTCTCTACAAAGGCAACAAATTTGCAAACATCGCCTTCCTGTAGTAGGTATTGTTTTTTGCGCAGCTTTTTGGGGGTGAGATGATTTTTAATAACGACAATATCTTCCTCGCTAAAATCTACGGTGTTTTTTAGTGTTTGAAAAAATGCATTGTACATCGGATTCAAATTATGAATTCTATAAAAAGGTGAACAGTAATGTTCATTTTTCTTTTTTGTAAAAACATAGCACATTGCGGCTGAATCATATCAAGGTTACAGCATTGCCGGTACTGATCAGCGATTGGTTTTGATAATACTGAAGGACTTATAGTTCTAATATGGCCAATGCATACTAAAGCATTTTTGGAAAAAGACCGGCTTTCCCATTGTAGCTAAAACTACAAACCTGGCATCTTTGATATTGGCGTGAGTGTCGTCATTCAGCATTTTTGAAACCAATATTATAGCTTGCTTGTACTATGCATTTGAACTGTATTTGGCCCCAAACACTTACTTACTGGTTCAGGTAATCTAAAATAATCTGTACCTGTACTTTCACACCGTTTTGCAAAGCCTTCTCGTCCAGATTGAATGCCGGATTATGGTTTGCAACGCCATTGCCTACACCCAGCGTGAGAAAAACTTCTGGTGCTATTTGTTTATAATAAGAAAAGTCTTCACTGGCCGTCATCATGGGCGCGTCAAATACATTACTTTTCCCAACTGCTGAAACCGCGCTATTCTTTGCCATTTTATTTAAGGCTGGATCATTTTGAACAGCAGGATAGTTGTTCTTGTAATCCAAGTTGTAAGTTGCACCATATCCCTTTGTAATATTATCAATCAAAGATTTAATCCTGGTTTCTACTAACTTTCTGGTAGCATCTGAGGTTGTGCGGATAGTGGCGCCTAATTCAGCCTTATCCGCAATCACATTGGGCGCATTTCCAGCCTGGAACTTACCAATGGTAACAACCGCCATTTCACCGGGCGGTACATTTCTTGAAACAATCGTTTGCAATGCATTGACAATTTCAGCAGCTATTACAATAGGATCAATACCAAGGTGAGGCATTGAACCATGTGAACCTTTTCCGATAACTGTCAAACTGAATTCGTCAGACATTGTTGAAGCGGCACCATCTGGCAAGATACCAATATGACCTGCCGGGAAATTAGGTAAAACGTGCATTCCGAAAAAAGCATTGACATCTTTTAGCGCGCCGGATTTGATGATATCTTTAGCTCCCCCGGGTGCTTGCTCTTCTGCATGTTGAAAAATAAAGTAAACCGTTCCTTTGATTTGGTCTTTCATTTTTGATAATGTAGCTGCAGTAGCCAGTAACATGGCGGTATGCGCATCGTGACCACAGGCATGGCTTATGTTTTCGTTTTTGGAAGCAAATGCCAAACCCGTTTCCTCTTGTACAGGTAAGGCGTCCATATCGGCTCTGAAGGCAACTGTCTTTCCTGGTTTTGCTCCCTTTAGAATACCAACTACACTTGTTTTAGCAGGTTTTAGAATTTTAATATTATTGAATCCTTTTAAAATGCTTTCAACATATTCACTTGTGCTCTCTTCTTTAAATGAAACTTCCGCATTTTCATGAATATGTCGCCGCCATTTAATCAGGTCATCGGTTGGAATGTTTTTGACCCATGCCGGTCCAGTAGCATTCGTAACTTGATTTCCTTGTGCGTGCAGGAGAAAAAACGTTGTCGTCAGAAGAAGTGTACTAAGTATCCTGGTCATAAATCATAATTTGGTGTCGAAAAAATCTTGACTGATTGAGCGTTGATTTGCCAAATAATTAGCTTCTCTTTCTTTGGAATTTGGGGTGGTTTCGTGCAGATGCCAGCATTGTTACCTTTTCTTATTTCTAAAGGGAACAACCTTGTTGTAGCGTATAGGACAGCTGCCATTTAAATTACAAATCTGCGGCCAGAAAGTAACGTTGTGTTAGTTATTAGTGAAAGATTCAGGCTCAGCAAACACCAACAGTGGTTTGCGCCCTCTTGTAACTATTGCTTTGAACTCCTCGCTGAATAAGAGGTAGTACGTTTTGCATTGAAAACTAACCTAATCTACACAGTTTATTTCTCCTTCGCGTCGGTTTACTTACCATTATGTAATAAGTTGTTGGCGCATCTATTGCATATAAAACAAAATGTACATTACCGGCAGAAAAGTACAGTAGCATGAAATAAATGAAGAGTAAAAAATCACTGAACATTTAATTCAGTGTAATGACGAAAACAGTAAAGTTTTATTTATAACTGCTTTTACAGCAAATGGTGTTCAGCATTTAAATGCCACCACCTCATCAAGCCAAAGATTATATATCCGGATTTTGAAGACGATGGCTATAATCCTATCAAATATGGCATAGTTGATACCTATTCATCTAAGTTCGATTACTTAATACCTCGCATTATGAAAAAGGAAAAAACAGTTGCTAAAGTCTTTGAAGTATCAATAGGCTTTGTAACACTATTGGCTTGCACAGGTTGTAGTAACAATAGGACCGATAATACCTCTGCTACCACAGATAGCAACCGAATGAATAAACCAGCCTCAACAGCGGGCGTAAACGATGAAACAGTTGTAAAAAATCTTGCAAAGTTTGACACGTTAGACTATATTGTTTTCTCGCGTCGCGATTGGGACAGGTTTCATGAAAGCCATAGCCCAAACATTAAAGTTTATTTTCCCGATGGTCATATGACAAAGGGTTTTGATGTGCATATCAAAGACATGGACGCTATGTTTGTGTATGCACCAGATACCCGAATTACAGCACACCCTATTAAAATAGGCAGTGGAAATATTACGGCTGTTACAGGCGTTATGGAAGGCACTTTTACTAAGCCAATGCCGATGGGTAATGGAAAATTTATTCAACCAGCGGGTAAGGCCTTTAAAATTCCAATGTCATCTTTTGGAGTTTGGCAGAATGGTGTGATGGTGGAAGAGTATTTATACTGGGACAACAAGACATACATGCAACAAATGGGCATTGGCCAATAATTGGATATTTGCTCTTTTGCATATTTGCCAGGAGAATGCAAACAGAGATGCCAATAGAGCCCGGTTTTCAGCGAATGGCAAGAAACATGACTTCAATAAAAGATTTACTAGCTACGCTTGCTCTGATTAAAGATGTTAAATCGCTGAAATCATATATAGGTCTTCTACCGGTAACATTTAAGCTCCCGTCATAGATGAGAGATATCCAAATGCTTTAAAGACGTTAACCTTAAAACAATATATCATGATGCTTAATTGGACCGAATACCAGAAACAAATAGCTGCAAACAATGCACAGATCGGAAGGATCAATCATGAAATTTTAAAAGGGTACCGGGGATTGAGCGAAGCCGGAAACGCTACAAACCTATTGGGGGCAAAAGTGCGTGAACTGATTGCCCTGGCTGTGGCCGTAACCCGGCAATGTGATGGTTGTATTATCACTCATACGGATGCTGCTATAAAGCAAGGCGCTACAAGTGAAGAGATTGTAGAAGCATTAAGTGTTGCCGTGGCTGTAAACGCCGGAGCAGCTCTAATATTTTCATCCCGGGTAATGGATGCCTTCAATGCAAAGGCAACAGATAATAAGTAAGCACTGTGGGAGCAAGTTCTTGTGACCTTGTTTATTACAAATTTTGCTTTATCATTCAATTGATGTTTAAAAGTATAGATATGAAACCCTACACTACACTTTCTGAAACCATGAATGCTCTTCGCCAGCAGGGATATACAGAAGATTTTAACCTGCTACAAAACTGTCTGGAGTGTCGTAACGGACAGTTCAAAGTATTTGCAGAAGATTTCAAGGTAGACAATTACTTCCGGTTTGAAGGCGAAAGCAATCCTGATGACTCAGCCATACTCTATGCCATTTCATCTGACCGTTACGGGTTAAAAGGTGTACTGGTAAATGCTTATGGTATTTATAGCGAACCGTTGACAGATGAAATGCTGGAGAAGCTGGATGTAAGAAAGTAAACTGCCGGTGTGTGGCCTTTTCAATAGTTTCAATAAAGCTTGTCACTTACACAATTAAAATAACATTTCTAAAAGACTTCATGAACATTTTTAACTGTGAAGTACTGTAGTGCATAAGAAAAGAGCTATAGATTGAATCCTTATAAAAATAATTACGCCGGAATAATAGTATTCCGGCATAATGTTTTGTGCCCATGACTGGATTATTAAAACTGATCCAGATATTCCCACGAGGGACTTATCCAAAGGCTCTTGCCGCTATTGCGGCTTTACCTATTTATTTTATTCGTATTGTTCCTAAAAAAGCCCTCCGATTTTATCGGAAGGCCTTTGTGCCCAGGACTAGCCTCAGTTCGAACTTTTGGCTGGAAGACTTGAAAGCGATTGCTGAGTATCAATGATTTCAAAAGAGCTTATTATCAAATAAGTAAGTCTACAAATAGCTAAAGCTCCATTATTGTCCGAATCTGACATGTAGCTGTCTGCAATCTGTTTTTTAAGCTTACCAACTTTGTGATACAATAATTTATAAAGCCATAATATGAAAAACTTAAAACAGATCCTTGTTTCTGCTTTTACTACAATACTTATAGTAAGCCTTGTTTTATATTTTACAGTTTCTCATGTTTTTGCTCAAAATCTTAAGACCTATAAAGGTGACAACAACTTCTCTTGGTCAGTGCCAAAGCTGGATAGCGCTAAAAAGACAGTTTTCATAATAGCTAGTAATGCAGGAACCGAGATGTTTGATTTTATGGCGCCTTATTATTTATTTAATGCGACCGGACAGGCAAATGTTTATGTAGTAGCCGAAAAGAAAGCTCCCGTGTTATTAGTTAATAGTTTGTTCATACTTCCTCATTACACTTTTTCTGAGATTGATTCGATGCAGATCACCCCTGATGTGATTGTTATACCCAATGTAACGATACATTTAAAGGAGCCGCCAAAAGAAATCATTGTTAACTGGGTTAAAAGTCAATGTAAGGAAACAACCATATTGCTGGCCATCTGTGATGGCGCTGCAACGGCAGCAGCTACTGGCCTATATGATGGTAAGCCACTAACGACACACGCTTCTGACCTAGGCAAGTTGAAGAAGAAGTTCCCTAAACCCCTTTGGGTGGCAAACACCAGCGTTACCGAAAGTGGAAATTTATACAGTACAGCCGGGGTTTCCAATGCCACAGAAGGGAGTCTTACTGTAATCAAGAGAGTATTTGGCGAAGAAACCATGCAGACCGTTAGAAAGGATATACATTACCAGCAGGATACGATTAAAGTGGCTCATCAAAGTAAGGTGGTGACCACAGGAACCATTACCCGGATTATAGCTAAAAAAGCATTTCAAAAAGATTATAAGGTAGGCGTATTGATTTCGGATC
This genomic interval from Flavisolibacter tropicus contains the following:
- a CDS encoding SDR family NAD(P)-dependent oxidoreductase; translation: MKLLENKVAIITGAGSGIGKATAELFAKEGAKVVVSDINEAHGNSAVDEIKKEGGEAFYIKADSSKPEENEALVKKTLEKYGALDIAVNNAGIGGPLAATGEYPIDGWQQVININLSGVFYGLRYQIPAMLEKGGSIINIASILGSTGTKFSPAYVAAKHGVVGLTKAAALEYADKKIRINSVGPGYIKTPLVVSSLDKTALNALVGLHPIGRLGESEEIAELILWLASSKSSFVTGSYYPADGGYLAQ
- a CDS encoding NADPH-dependent F420 reductase; protein product: MQTKQTIAIIGATGNMGSAISKSLLKGNYRLLLKSGDQGKLNNLVKEIKSNNMAADVEAAPCPTEASWEADIIILAVPFEAEKEIAENIKEVANQKIVISIANPLNETYNGLVTAPGTSAAEELQKLLPNSKVIKAFNTTFAADFSTPVIDGKQVDAFIAGNDGDALESVKALVSLAGFNPIVAGDLSVSRTLEHMQLLLIQLGMKSNYNWLAGWKILHN
- a CDS encoding Crp/Fnr family transcriptional regulator, yielding MYNAFFQTLKNTVDFSEEDIVVIKNHLTPKKLRKKQYLLQEGDVCKFVAFVEKGVLRSYSIDEKGIEHIIQFALEGWLIADLYSFLTMEPATYTIDAIEDCELVLISKSAHEELLKTLPKYESWIRLQITGAYIALQKRLTSIISLTLEERYESFISLYPHIVQRVPQHMIASYMGLSPETLSRVRKRITSRK
- a CDS encoding M20 metallopeptidase family protein — protein: MTRILSTLLLTTTFFLLHAQGNQVTNATGPAWVKNIPTDDLIKWRRHIHENAEVSFKEESTSEYVESILKGFNNIKILKPAKTSVVGILKGAKPGKTVAFRADMDALPVQEETGLAFASKNENISHACGHDAHTAMLLATAATLSKMKDQIKGTVYFIFQHAEEQAPGGAKDIIKSGALKDVNAFFGMHVLPNFPAGHIGILPDGAASTMSDEFSLTVIGKGSHGSMPHLGIDPIVIAAEIVNALQTIVSRNVPPGEMAVVTIGKFQAGNAPNVIADKAELGATIRTTSDATRKLVETRIKSLIDNITKGYGATYNLDYKNNYPAVQNDPALNKMAKNSAVSAVGKSNVFDAPMMTASEDFSYYKQIAPEVFLTLGVGNGVANHNPAFNLDEKALQNGVKVQVQIILDYLNQ
- a CDS encoding ester cyclase, with translation MKKEKTVAKVFEVSIGFVTLLACTGCSNNRTDNTSATTDSNRMNKPASTAGVNDETVVKNLAKFDTLDYIVFSRRDWDRFHESHSPNIKVYFPDGHMTKGFDVHIKDMDAMFVYAPDTRITAHPIKIGSGNITAVTGVMEGTFTKPMPMGNGKFIQPAGKAFKIPMSSFGVWQNGVMVEEYLYWDNKTYMQQMGIGQ
- a CDS encoding carboxymuconolactone decarboxylase family protein, encoding MMLNWTEYQKQIAANNAQIGRINHEILKGYRGLSEAGNATNLLGAKVRELIALAVAVTRQCDGCIITHTDAAIKQGATSEEIVEALSVAVAVNAGAALIFSSRVMDAFNAKATDNK
- a CDS encoding phosphoribosylpyrophosphate synthetase, which translates into the protein MKPYTTLSETMNALRQQGYTEDFNLLQNCLECRNGQFKVFAEDFKVDNYFRFEGESNPDDSAILYAISSDRYGLKGVLVNAYGIYSEPLTDEMLEKLDVRK
- a CDS encoding DJ-1/PfpI family protein, with translation MKNLKQILVSAFTTILIVSLVLYFTVSHVFAQNLKTYKGDNNFSWSVPKLDSAKKTVFIIASNAGTEMFDFMAPYYLFNATGQANVYVVAEKKAPVLLVNSLFILPHYTFSEIDSMQITPDVIVIPNVTIHLKEPPKEIIVNWVKSQCKETTILLAICDGAATAAATGLYDGKPLTTHASDLGKLKKKFPKPLWVANTSVTESGNLYSTAGVSNATEGSLTVIKRVFGEETMQTVRKDIHYQQDTIKVAHQSKVVTTGTITRIIAKKAFQKDYKVGVLISDHVNEFELASLLDTYTRTFPASLNTFTINGAPVTSKFGLQLYPTGEVKNNNVNELHVINARASQLAGHPLFPKAKVVAYTTASAQYPIELYLDRIGLLYGDKFKSCVKLMLDYN